The following nucleotide sequence is from Pseudobdellovibrionaceae bacterium.
ATGTAGCCATGTAGACCACCAGGGTGAGCGATGTCGGGAAACGAAGTTTTTGGAGATTCATCATCTGAAACCCATTGCTCTTGGTGGAGGTGACCACCTAGAAAATCTGACCCTGCTTTGTTCAGGACATCACCAAGCCCAGCATCTTTCTGGCACATCAGCCCTACCCTTACCCGTCTAGGTGGCAAGAATCAGTTTGTAAATTGAGGCTCCCAAATGATCGGCAAGGAGGAATTCCCGTCTGCGTAACCAGTGTGCAACCCGAAACATAGTTTACATTTTGTACCGGGGACATAGTTTGCAGATTGTTAGTTAAGAATGGGTTAGGACCCCGATCACGGAAACAGTCACTGATACGAAAACCGTCACGGAAACGTTTACGGAAAACGGGTTACAGGTTACGGATCACGAACCACCGGTTACGGGTTACGGGTTACGGGTTACGGGTTACGGAAGATAAGTCCCCGTCCCCACTTCGGGCGTGGGCTTGGGATTTTGCTGTTCGGGATTGGGAGCCACCGAGGCCGAGGTGGCGCTTTCAATTTTGGCCGGCTCGGGGCTTGGTGGTCCCATATTGTGGGAAGATGATTTCTGTTTTGAGGAGCCCTTATCCATGCGGGCTGATCCCACGTCCACTTCATCACCCACCATAATAAAATCTTCTTCGAGAATGGGCAGATCAGATCGATCGTAGACTCGATAAAGTCTGGCGACACTCACTCCCTTTTGAGCAAATATCACTTTGAGTTCACCGACAGGTACAACCAGATCCCCTGGAGACTTGTTTTGATAAGAATCATAGAGCGTCACCTGGCGGGTCACGCGAACAATCATTCCTGATTTCAGTCCGGATTCCACTCCGCCATTGAGATAAAAATCACGGTGAGTCTGTTCATCATTGGTCATCGGCAGGCGCTTTCGCACTTCAAAGATGGATACGGCATATGCGGCTGATGAGGTCATGAGGAGACTGGTCACTGCCAGTGCGCGAACGAGGCGGCCTTTGCCTTCCTTTGCCTTAACGGACATATAGGACTCCCTCCCTGGGATCACCCACCATCCTGGCAGAATATAAATAAGGCCTTCCTGGCTATAAATTATCTCGGGAATTGAGAGGGAAAACTTGAATCAAGATAGGACAAACCCGACCAGGGTCCATCCCTTAGTTTTCGACAACAGGACCTTCGTTGATCTCCGGCAATCGCACAGCCACTCCCCAATCCAGGGCCTGACTCTTGATCGACACCGCAGGGTTTTGCACCACACGCTGCTGAAGCTTGCTAAAAATCGGCTCACGAATCGCCAAGCGATTGTCCTGAAGCACACACTGGCGCCCCACTCTTTCAGCCACATTGATCACCACGGGGGCTTTCAAATTAGCTGTCATCTGAGTTGGGTCTTCAGGAATAGTGATAATGGAGAAGCTGCGAGTCCCCTCAAGAGTGGTCTTGCGAATGCATTCCAGATCAAACTTGGAAAGGGAAATAACATAGCTAGTGGTGAACAGCTCAGGCTCCAAAACCGGAAAAGCCAACCCGGGCTCTTCGCAACTCTGCAACCAAGCAAAAATTTCATCATTGGGATCATCGAGCAGAACGAACTTCCGGCAATCGTTAAAGCCAAGCAGCCCTTCCGGGAAGTCGATCACGTCTTGTTCGGTAATCTCCACCACACCAAAGCGTGACGTCTGAATCCTCATCTTTCCCCCCCACTGATACTTTGAGGATGCCCACAAAAATAAGACACGGCAAGACAAAATAAGGTCAATGGTCCACAAAATTTAGGACTTTAATCTAGGAATTTGGATATTTTAGGGGGATGTGCGTTAAGTCCGGAGAACCCTTCGGTTTCGGGATTTCAGGGCTTCAGGAGTTTTGCCACAGCGCGAGTCTTATCAGAGGTGGCGGTCGCCGATTCCTGGTTTTGGTCCTGGATCGCCTGATAAACCTCTTCGCGGTGGATTTTGGTATCTTTGGGAGCCTCAATACCGAGACGGACTTGCTTGCCCTTAATCTGAACCACGCGGATTTTGATGTGGTCATCGATTGCAATGCATTCGCCCAATTTTCGAGTTAGAACCAACATAGGTCGGTCTCCTTCAACATCCTGGTCAAAGTTTCGAGGGCTTTCAGTAATCCTTCACCCATCAATGACCTCTACGGCTAAATTCGAACGGAACCTTAGCTATTATTTATCAGGAAGAAAGTCAAGGAAGGCCCACCGAGTGCGGCTTTCACTGAAGGTGCTACATTGGCACCTGTAAAAAAACGGCGCCCGCAAAGGCCCGTCTATACCATCATCGGGGGACAAACGTGTGGTAAAGGCCACACTTTTCTCTGTGTTGTTAATGAATTCTTATCAATTGCAGGGAGCATTTCTCGACTGAAAACTGGTCTAGCCGACAAAATCCAGGAGAGATTTTTCGATGAGCTTTCCACTGGTGGCGAGAGTTGCCTGCAGAGTGGACTCGGTTTTATTCATGTCGCTGACGACTTCAAAGGCGTCCACGTCTTCTAGCTGAGAGATGGACGACTGAGAATCAACCTTCGACTTTTGCAGGGTCTCCATGGCGGAGTTAAGAGTCATCACCCTTGACCCCACCTGAGAGCGAGCCATCACCACCTGGGAGATGGCGGCGTCCAGTCGGTCCAGAGTGTCCTGAACCACCCCTTTGTCATTGGCCCGCAGCCCGGTCGATAGGCGCGTGATCACACCAAACAGATTCACTCCATCGTGAGGGGCATCCACTCCCCGATCCTGGGGTTGAACGGCTTCAGCCTCCTGATTGGGGTTCTCTCTCACTCCACGGGTGTGGGTTCCAGTATTCGCGTTTTCGCTGGCCGGCCCACGCATCTGAGGACCATTGCCATTAGGCGCGCCTTTGCCCGGCCCATAGGTGCCCGGCGGCTGATCGGTGCGGTTGGCCCGGCGCTGATCCTGAAACTCCTCAATGGTGCGCGCTTGTTG
It contains:
- the csrA gene encoding carbon storage regulator CsrA, yielding MLVLTRKLGECIAIDDHIKIRVVQIKGKQVRLGIEAPKDTKIHREEVYQAIQDQNQESATATSDKTRAVAKLLKP
- a CDS encoding flagellar assembly protein FliW, which encodes MRIQTSRFGVVEITEQDVIDFPEGLLGFNDCRKFVLLDDPNDEIFAWLQSCEEPGLAFPVLEPELFTTSYVISLSKFDLECIRKTTLEGTRSFSIITIPEDPTQMTANLKAPVVINVAERVGRQCVLQDNRLAIREPIFSKLQQRVVQNPAVSIKSQALDWGVAVRLPEINEGPVVEN